The proteins below are encoded in one region of Podarcis raffonei isolate rPodRaf1 chromosome 6, rPodRaf1.pri, whole genome shotgun sequence:
- the BTF3L4 gene encoding transcription factor BTF3 homolog 4: MNQEKLAKLQAQVRIGGKGTARRKKKVVHRTATADDKKLQSSLKKLAVNNIAGIEEVNMIKDDGTVIHFNNPKVQASLSANTFAITGHAEAKPITEMLPGILSQLGADSLTSLRKLAEQFPRQVLDSKVPKSEDIDEEDDDVPDLVENFDEASKNEAN; this comes from the exons ATGAATCAAGAAAAGCTGGCTAAACTTCAGGCGCAGGTCCGAATAGGTGGAAAG GGTACAGCTCGTAGAAAGAAGAAGGTAGTCCACAGAACAGCCACAGCTGATGATAAAAAGCTTCAGAGTTCACTCAAAAAATTGGCAGTAAACAATATTGCTGGGATTGAAGAG GTGAATATGATAAAAGATGATGGAACAGTTATTCATTTCAACAATCCCAAGGTCCAGGCTTCGCTTTCTGCAAATACATTTGCAATTACTGGTCATGCTGAAGCTAAACCAATTACGGAAATGCTGCCTGGCATCTTAAGCCAGCTGGGTGCTGACAGCTTAACAAGTCTCAGAAAGTTAGCTGAACAGTTCCCAAGGCAAG TGTTGGATAGCAAAGTACCAAAATCAGAAGATATTGATGAAGAAGATGATGACGTTCCTG ATCTTGTAGAAAACTTCGATGAAGCATCAAAAAATGAAGCTAATTAA